A single window of Bradyrhizobium daqingense DNA harbors:
- a CDS encoding tetratricopeptide repeat protein — MIITMIRLVTLGTFAALLASPAYSAGGGGGGGGGGSDAYGSTYSTPPSATQPAYPKRSGTKAGQKAKKPNNQSSIGDPAFAAGYRVAYDTIYDRNDYTAAIAQLKSLGQDDHPNVANLIGYSYRKLGDYEQSQLWYERALKADPNHVLTWQYYGLWQLERGNREQALYHLGRIASICGTDCEEYRSLAAALDKPIGTALVY; from the coding sequence ATGATCATCACAATGATCAGACTGGTCACGCTGGGGACGTTTGCGGCGCTGCTGGCTTCCCCTGCGTACTCGGCGGGCGGGGGAGGAGGTGGCGGAGGTGGTGGCAGCGACGCCTATGGTAGCACCTATTCAACTCCTCCCAGCGCTACTCAACCGGCCTATCCGAAGCGTTCCGGAACAAAGGCCGGTCAAAAGGCGAAGAAGCCAAACAACCAGTCCAGCATCGGTGATCCCGCATTCGCGGCTGGCTACCGCGTGGCCTACGATACCATCTACGACCGCAACGACTACACGGCCGCGATCGCGCAATTGAAGTCGCTTGGCCAGGACGACCATCCGAATGTCGCCAACCTGATCGGCTACTCCTATCGCAAGCTTGGCGACTACGAGCAGTCGCAGCTCTGGTACGAGCGTGCTCTGAAGGCAGATCCGAACCACGTGCTGACGTGGCAGTACTATGGGCTGTGGCAGCTCGAGCGGGGCAACCGCGAGCAGGCGCTCTATCACCTCGGCCGGATTGCCTCCATCTGCGGGACGGATTGCGAGGAGTATCGATCGCTGGCCGCGGCGCTCGATAAGCCGATCGGAACGGCGCTCGTCTACTGA
- a CDS encoding amidase, which yields MSTEPALMTLTEVARAIAAKQLSSHEVTRALLKRIAQWQPHLNAFMSIEADEALKAAEAADAELAKGNVRGPLHGVPLAHKDMYYDAGKVSTCGSLIRRDFVPTTTSTALQRLKDAGQVRLGTLHLAEFAYGPTGHNAHYGPVRNPWNVAHITGGSSSGSGSAVAARLTYAALGSDTGGSIRMPAHFCGVTGLKTTVGRVSRAGAMPLSQSLDTVGPLARTAEDCALLLALMAGADPADSTCSHEPLSDYVAATKGSLKGLRIGVPASFYVDDLDSEVARVLDETIAVLKREGADIVSVELPDQRQLSSASQLVLAAEAAAFHKRWMIERPQDYGPQVLMRLQNGLAVPAITYLEAMRWRGPALAAHNAATAHVDAVIAPASPVPAPTIEESDVGGGPNAPAMVQRLTLFTRPVNFLGLPSLTVPSGFTKAGLPVGMQLIGRSFDEATLLTIGAAFQRVTDYHDRLPKLPS from the coding sequence ATGAGCACCGAACCCGCATTGATGACGCTCACCGAGGTCGCGCGTGCGATCGCGGCAAAGCAGCTGTCCTCGCATGAAGTGACGCGTGCGCTGTTGAAGCGGATCGCGCAATGGCAGCCGCATCTCAACGCCTTCATGTCGATTGAAGCGGACGAGGCGCTGAAGGCGGCGGAGGCCGCCGACGCCGAGCTCGCCAAGGGCAATGTCCGTGGTCCCCTCCATGGCGTACCGCTCGCGCACAAGGACATGTATTACGACGCCGGCAAGGTCTCGACCTGCGGCTCGCTGATCCGCCGCGACTTCGTGCCGACCACGACATCGACTGCGCTGCAGCGGCTGAAGGACGCCGGCCAGGTCAGGCTCGGCACGCTGCATCTTGCCGAGTTCGCCTATGGCCCGACCGGGCACAACGCCCATTACGGCCCGGTGCGCAATCCCTGGAACGTCGCCCATATCACCGGCGGCTCTTCATCAGGCTCGGGCTCGGCGGTTGCAGCGCGATTGACCTATGCGGCACTCGGCTCGGACACCGGGGGTTCGATCCGCATGCCCGCCCATTTCTGCGGCGTCACCGGACTGAAGACCACCGTCGGTCGCGTCAGCCGTGCCGGCGCGATGCCGCTGTCGCAATCGCTCGACACCGTCGGTCCGCTCGCCCGCACCGCCGAGGATTGCGCGCTGCTGCTGGCGCTGATGGCCGGCGCCGATCCCGCGGATTCCACCTGCAGCCACGAGCCGCTGTCGGACTATGTCGCCGCTACCAAGGGCTCGCTGAAGGGCCTGAGGATCGGCGTGCCCGCGTCCTTCTATGTCGATGATCTCGACAGCGAGGTCGCGCGCGTGCTGGATGAAACGATCGCGGTGCTCAAGCGCGAGGGTGCGGACATCGTCTCCGTCGAGCTGCCGGACCAGCGGCAATTGTCGTCGGCGAGCCAGCTGGTGCTCGCCGCGGAAGCGGCCGCCTTCCACAAGCGCTGGATGATCGAGCGTCCGCAGGATTATGGCCCGCAGGTCCTGATGCGGCTTCAGAACGGCCTTGCCGTTCCCGCCATCACCTATCTCGAGGCGATGCGCTGGCGCGGGCCTGCGCTCGCCGCGCACAACGCAGCGACGGCGCACGTCGATGCGGTGATTGCGCCGGCCTCGCCCGTGCCGGCGCCGACCATCGAGGAGAGCGACGTCGGCGGCGGGCCGAATGCGCCGGCCATGGTGCAGCGGCTGACGCTGTTCACCCGCCCGGTGAACTTCCTCGGCCTGCCGTCGCTCACGGTGCCATCAGGCTTCACCAAAGCCGGTCTGCCAGTCGGCATGCAGCTGATCGGCCGTTCCTTCGACGAAGCCACCCTGCTCACCATCGGCGCCGCCTTCCAGCGCGTCACCGACTATCACGACCGATTGCCGAAACTGCCGTCATGA
- a CDS encoding ABC transporter ATP-binding protein has product MSESTSVEMLEPVEDRGGVAQPLLQVNGLTKHFPVRGGLFAAKRTVRAVDDVSFTVAKGETVGIVGESGCGKSTTARLLMHLMPRDEGDIIYDGMTVGQSLSLRELRRGMQMVFQDSYASLNPRLTIEESIAFGPKVHGMADGAARTLARELLGKVGLRPENFANRYPHEISGGQRQRVNIARALALSPRLVILDEAVSALDKSVEAQVLNLLADLKREFGLTYLFISHDLNVVRYISDRVLVMYLGEVVELGPVDQVWDQPAHPYTRALLAAMPSSDPDRRTETPPITGDPPNPIDPPPGCRFHTRCPFAEPLCANATPKLTALDKMGHEAACYMAIPGSGHSRAPRGETV; this is encoded by the coding sequence ATGAGCGAGAGCACATCCGTCGAAATGCTGGAGCCTGTCGAGGATCGCGGCGGCGTTGCGCAGCCGCTGCTTCAGGTCAACGGCCTGACCAAGCATTTTCCCGTGCGCGGCGGCCTGTTCGCCGCAAAGCGCACCGTGCGGGCCGTCGACGACGTCTCCTTCACTGTGGCCAAGGGCGAGACCGTGGGTATCGTCGGCGAGTCCGGCTGTGGCAAGTCGACCACCGCGCGCCTCCTGATGCATCTGATGCCGCGCGATGAGGGCGACATCATCTATGACGGCATGACCGTCGGCCAGTCGCTGAGCCTGCGCGAGCTGCGCCGCGGCATGCAGATGGTGTTCCAGGACTCCTACGCCTCGCTCAATCCGCGCCTGACGATCGAGGAGTCGATCGCCTTCGGCCCAAAGGTCCACGGCATGGCCGACGGCGCGGCCCGCACGCTTGCCCGCGAGCTGCTCGGCAAGGTCGGCCTGCGCCCGGAGAATTTCGCCAATCGCTATCCGCACGAGATCTCCGGCGGCCAGCGCCAGCGCGTCAACATCGCCCGTGCGCTGGCGCTGTCGCCGCGGCTGGTGATCCTGGATGAGGCCGTCTCGGCGCTCGACAAATCCGTCGAGGCGCAGGTGCTCAATCTGCTCGCCGATCTCAAGCGCGAGTTTGGATTGACCTATCTGTTCATCAGCCACGACCTCAACGTGGTCCGCTACATCTCGGACCGCGTGCTGGTGATGTATCTCGGCGAGGTCGTCGAGCTCGGCCCGGTCGACCAGGTCTGGGACCAGCCGGCGCATCCCTATACGCGCGCGCTGCTGGCGGCGATGCCGTCCTCCGACCCCGACAGGCGCACCGAGACGCCGCCGATCACGGGCGATCCGCCCAACCCGATCGATCCGCCCCCGGGCTGCCGCTTCCATACCCGTTGCCCGTTTGCGGAGCCGCTCTGCGCAAATGCGACACCAAAGCTCACCGCGCTGGATAAGATGGGCCACGAGGCCGCGTGCTACATGGCTATACCGGGTTCAGGCCATAGCCGCGCGCCCAGGGGAGAAACCGTATGA
- a CDS encoding ABC transporter permease: MSELPLSATADAALQAAPPTKARGYWATVGRRIMRDKVSMACALVLLLIFLSAILAPWLGLEDPYKGSMIRRLRHIGTAGYPLGTDELGRDMLARLIYGGRLSLVIGILPVILAFCIGTSLGLVAGYVGGRLNTAIMRTVDVFYAFPSVLLAIAISGALGAGILNSIVSLTVVFVPQITRVAESVTTGVRNMDFVEAARASGAGAFTIMRVHILGNVLGSIFVYATSLISVSMILAAGLSFLGLGTKPPEPEWGLMLNTLRTAIYVNPWVAALPGAMIFAVSICFNLLSDGLRSAMDIRN, translated from the coding sequence ATGAGCGAGCTTCCGTTGTCCGCCACCGCCGATGCCGCGCTTCAGGCCGCGCCCCCGACCAAGGCGCGCGGTTATTGGGCGACGGTCGGCCGCCGCATCATGCGCGACAAGGTCAGCATGGCCTGCGCGCTGGTGCTGCTGCTGATCTTCCTGTCCGCGATCCTCGCGCCATGGCTCGGTCTCGAAGACCCCTACAAGGGTTCGATGATCCGCCGCCTGCGCCACATCGGCACGGCGGGTTACCCGCTCGGCACCGACGAGCTCGGTCGCGATATGCTGGCGCGGCTGATCTATGGCGGGCGGCTGTCGCTGGTCATCGGCATTTTGCCCGTCATCCTTGCCTTCTGCATCGGCACCTCGCTCGGCCTCGTTGCCGGCTATGTCGGCGGCAGGCTCAACACCGCAATTATGCGCACGGTCGACGTGTTCTATGCCTTCCCGTCGGTGCTGCTGGCGATCGCGATCTCCGGCGCGCTCGGTGCCGGCATCCTCAATTCGATCGTGTCGTTGACCGTGGTGTTCGTGCCGCAGATCACCCGCGTTGCCGAAAGCGTCACCACCGGCGTGCGCAACATGGATTTCGTCGAGGCGGCGCGGGCCTCGGGCGCCGGCGCCTTCACCATCATGCGAGTGCACATCCTCGGCAACGTGCTGGGCTCGATCTTCGTCTATGCCACCAGCCTGATCTCCGTCTCCATGATCCTCGCCGCCGGCCTCTCCTTCCTCGGCCTGGGCACGAAACCGCCGGAGCCGGAATGGGGATTGATGCTGAACACGCTGCGCACCGCGATCTACGTCAATCCCTGGGTCGCTGCGCTTCCGGGCGCGATGATCTTCGCGGTCTCGATCTGCTTCAACCTGCTCTCGGACGGCCTGCGAAGCGCCATGGACATCAGGAATTAG
- a CDS encoding HlyD family type I secretion periplasmic adaptor subunit — MSTLAIGGPKPAANKTVRDSIKFHLMLGLGIVLVLVVGLGGWASTVLISGALIAPGQIVVESNVKKVQHPTGGVVGEVRARDGDVVKAGDVVVRLDDTVTKANLAIVTKNLDAAQARAARLQAEQRGLDRIEFPQSLLERANDPDVKALLSAETKLFDVRVNGRTGQKAQLRERITQLNEEISGLSAQEKAKDQEISLVQNELTGVRELYDKRLVQISRLTQLERDSARLNGERAQYIASRAQAKGKITETELQIIQIDKDVVSEVSKDLRETNDKIGELIERKVAAEDQLRRVDIRAPQDGMVLQSTVHTIGGVITAGDALMLIVPQADDLQVEAKVNPVDIDKLQIGQKTLLRLSAFNQRTTPELNGVVSRVSPDVTTDQRTGQSYYTIRVSMPAEEIARLGDVKMIPGMPVEAFVQTGDRTMLSYLMKPLHDQLMRAFREK; from the coding sequence ATGAGCACATTGGCGATCGGTGGACCGAAGCCTGCCGCGAACAAGACCGTGCGCGATTCCATCAAGTTCCACCTGATGCTCGGGCTCGGGATCGTGCTGGTGCTGGTCGTCGGGCTCGGCGGCTGGGCCTCCACGGTGCTGATCTCGGGCGCGCTGATTGCGCCGGGCCAGATCGTGGTCGAATCCAACGTCAAGAAGGTGCAGCATCCGACCGGCGGCGTCGTCGGCGAGGTGCGCGCGCGCGACGGCGACGTGGTCAAGGCCGGCGACGTCGTGGTGCGGCTCGACGACACCGTCACCAAGGCCAACCTCGCCATCGTCACCAAGAATCTCGATGCCGCGCAGGCGCGGGCGGCGCGGCTGCAGGCCGAGCAGCGCGGTCTCGACAGGATCGAGTTTCCGCAAAGCCTTCTCGAGCGCGCCAACGATCCCGACGTCAAAGCGCTGCTCTCGGCCGAAACCAAGCTGTTCGACGTCCGCGTCAACGGCCGCACCGGACAGAAGGCGCAGCTGCGCGAGCGCATCACGCAGCTCAATGAGGAAATCTCCGGCCTCAGCGCGCAGGAGAAGGCCAAGGACCAGGAGATCTCGCTGGTGCAGAACGAACTCACCGGCGTGCGCGAGCTCTACGACAAGCGCCTGGTGCAGATCTCGCGCCTGACCCAGCTTGAACGCGACTCGGCGCGCCTCAACGGCGAACGCGCGCAGTACATCGCCTCGCGCGCCCAGGCCAAGGGCAAGATCACCGAGACCGAGCTCCAGATCATCCAGATCGACAAGGACGTGGTCAGCGAAGTCTCCAAGGACCTGCGCGAGACCAACGACAAGATCGGCGAGCTGATCGAGCGCAAGGTCGCAGCCGAGGACCAGCTCCGCCGCGTCGACATCCGTGCGCCGCAGGACGGCATGGTGCTGCAATCGACGGTGCACACGATTGGCGGCGTCATCACCGCAGGCGACGCGCTGATGCTGATCGTGCCGCAGGCCGACGACCTCCAGGTCGAGGCCAAGGTCAACCCGGTCGACATCGACAAGCTCCAGATCGGCCAGAAGACGCTGTTGCGACTGTCCGCCTTCAACCAGCGCACCACGCCCGAGCTCAACGGCGTCGTCAGCCGCGTGTCGCCCGACGTCACCACCGACCAGCGCACCGGCCAGAGCTACTACACCATCCGCGTCTCGATGCCCGCCGAAGAGATCGCCCGCCTCGGCGACGTCAAGATGATCCCCGGCATGCCCGTGGAAGCCTTCGTGCAGACCGGCGACCGCACCATGCTGTCCTATCTGATGAAGCCGCTGCACGACCAGCTGATGCGCGCCTTCCGCGAGAAGTGA
- a CDS encoding ABC transporter permease has product MLAYIARRIVYVVPIIISVALVCFLLVHITPGDPLVAVLPADASQELAAQLRAAYGFDRPLPVQFGLWLLRALHGDLGNSIATGRPVLAEVMRAVGNTVTLAIAAAVIGFTMGILLGLIAGYFRETWIDKLATSFAIAGVSVPHYWLGMLLVIIFSVQLNWLPAVGAGPSGSNSWAWDWAHLKYLVLPAITTSVIPMGIVTRTVRALTGDILSQDFVEALRAKGLRETGVFRHVIKNAAPTALAVMGLQLGYMLGGSILIETVFSWPGSGFLLNSAIFQRDLPLLQGTILILALFFVFLNLLVDIAQAAIDPRIKRG; this is encoded by the coding sequence GTGCTCGCCTATATCGCCAGACGCATCGTCTACGTCGTCCCGATCATCATCAGCGTGGCGCTGGTGTGCTTCCTGCTCGTGCACATCACGCCTGGCGATCCGCTCGTCGCCGTGCTGCCCGCCGATGCCTCGCAGGAGCTCGCCGCGCAGCTGCGCGCCGCCTATGGCTTCGACCGTCCACTGCCGGTGCAGTTCGGGCTGTGGCTGCTTCGCGCCCTGCACGGCGATCTCGGCAATTCCATCGCCACCGGCCGTCCCGTGCTGGCCGAAGTCATGCGCGCGGTCGGCAACACCGTCACGCTGGCGATCGCCGCCGCGGTCATCGGCTTCACCATGGGCATCCTGCTCGGCCTGATCGCCGGCTATTTCCGCGAGACCTGGATCGACAAACTAGCGACCTCGTTCGCCATCGCCGGCGTCTCGGTGCCGCATTACTGGCTCGGCATGCTGCTCGTCATCATCTTCTCGGTGCAGCTGAACTGGCTGCCCGCGGTCGGCGCCGGGCCCAGCGGCTCGAACTCCTGGGCCTGGGACTGGGCGCACCTGAAATATCTGGTGCTGCCGGCGATCACGACATCGGTAATCCCGATGGGCATCGTCACGCGCACGGTGCGCGCGCTGACCGGGGACATCCTCAGCCAGGATTTCGTCGAGGCGCTGCGGGCCAAGGGCTTGCGCGAAACCGGCGTATTCCGCCACGTCATCAAGAACGCTGCGCCCACTGCGCTCGCGGTGATGGGCCTCCAGCTCGGTTACATGCTCGGCGGCTCGATCCTGATCGAGACCGTGTTCTCCTGGCCTGGTTCGGGCTTTCTGCTCAACTCGGCGATCTTCCAGCGCGACCTGCCGCTGCTCCAGGGCACGATCCTGATCCTGGCGCTGTTCTTCGTCTTCCTCAATCTGCTCGTCGATATCGCCCAAGCCGCGATCGACCCGCGCATCAAGCGGGGCTAG
- a CDS encoding AMP nucleosidase, protein MQTLPSIATESFSDACLAVARLEEIYERNTKFLRDRFEAYLGGEAITTRVRAYYPFVRLTTATHARLDSRLAYGFVAGPGVHETSVTRPDLFRSYLTEQIGLLIQNHGVPVEIGESAEPIPIHFAYRRDINIEAAITTSENSPVTRSLRDAFDVPDLATMDDSIADGTFELQPGAPEPLSLFRAARVDYSLRRLYHYTGTDPEYFQNFVIFTNYQFYVDAFAQLCQGRLQSGEAGLDAFVAPGNVITTSGGAVSGTVPARTPQMPAFHLVAPDYRGITLINIGTGPSNARNVTDHVAVLRPHAWLMLGHCAGLRNTQRLGDYVLAHGYVREDHVLDRELPLWVPIPALAEMQVALEEAVEDVTGLEGFELKRLMRTGTVASVDNRNWEISGPEVIRRLSQSRAVALDMESAAIAANGYRFRVPYGTLLCVSDKPLHGEIKLAGMASEFYRRRVGQHLQIGLKALERLKQQESERLHSRKLRSFAEVAFQ, encoded by the coding sequence ATGCAAACTCTACCCTCCATCGCCACCGAATCCTTCTCCGATGCGTGCCTCGCCGTCGCGCGGCTCGAAGAAATCTACGAGCGCAATACGAAATTCCTGCGCGACCGGTTCGAGGCCTATTTGGGCGGTGAGGCGATCACGACGCGCGTTCGCGCCTACTACCCCTTCGTCCGTCTCACCACCGCGACGCATGCGCGGTTGGATTCGCGTCTTGCTTACGGTTTTGTCGCCGGCCCCGGCGTGCACGAGACCAGCGTCACGCGGCCCGATCTGTTCCGCAGCTATCTCACCGAGCAGATCGGTTTGCTGATCCAGAACCACGGCGTGCCGGTCGAGATCGGCGAATCCGCCGAGCCGATCCCGATCCATTTCGCCTATCGCCGCGACATCAACATCGAGGCAGCCATCACCACCAGCGAGAACTCGCCCGTGACGCGGTCGCTGCGCGATGCGTTCGACGTGCCGGATCTCGCCACGATGGACGACTCGATCGCCGACGGCACCTTCGAACTCCAACCGGGCGCGCCCGAGCCGCTGTCGCTGTTCCGCGCCGCCCGCGTCGACTACTCGCTGCGACGGCTCTACCACTACACCGGCACCGATCCCGAGTACTTCCAGAACTTTGTGATCTTCACCAACTACCAGTTCTATGTCGACGCCTTCGCGCAGCTCTGTCAGGGCCGGCTTCAGTCCGGCGAGGCCGGTCTCGATGCTTTCGTCGCGCCCGGCAATGTGATCACCACCAGCGGCGGTGCCGTCAGCGGCACAGTGCCGGCGCGCACACCACAGATGCCGGCCTTCCATCTGGTCGCACCGGATTATCGCGGCATCACCCTGATCAATATCGGCACGGGGCCGTCCAATGCGCGCAACGTCACCGATCATGTCGCCGTGCTGCGGCCGCACGCCTGGCTGATGCTCGGCCATTGCGCGGGCCTGCGCAACACGCAGCGGCTCGGCGACTACGTGCTCGCCCACGGTTATGTGCGCGAGGATCACGTGCTCGACCGCGAGCTGCCGCTCTGGGTGCCGATCCCGGCACTGGCCGAGATGCAGGTCGCGCTCGAAGAGGCGGTCGAGGACGTCACGGGGCTCGAAGGTTTCGAGCTCAAGCGCCTGATGCGCACCGGCACGGTGGCGAGCGTCGACAATCGCAACTGGGAGATCTCTGGCCCGGAGGTGATCCGCCGCCTGTCGCAGTCGCGCGCTGTTGCGCTCGACATGGAGTCTGCCGCGATCGCTGCCAACGGTTACCGTTTCCGCGTGCCCTATGGCACGCTGCTCTGCGTCTCCGACAAGCCGCTGCATGGCGAGATCAAGCTCGCGGGCATGGCGAGCGAGTTCTATCGCCGCCGCGTCGGCCAGCATCTCCAGATCGGCCTCAAGGCGCTGGAACGGCTCAAGCAGCAGGAATCCGAGCGGCTGCATTCGCGCAAGCTCCGCAGTTTCGCCGAAGTCGCGTTCCAGTAA
- a CDS encoding ABC transporter ATP-binding protein — protein MTKLVEISGLNIRFTGERTVYAVNDLSLSLGNSEVLGLLGESGSGKSVTLRALMRLLPKKRTQISGTVNVLGRDVLAMNDEELSSFRGQTVSMIFQEPALALDPVYTIGAQIAESVVRHEGKSHAEGRARALEMLEVVRIPSAKRRLDAYPHEMSGGMRQRAMIALALACRPKILLADEPTTALDATVQIQILLLLRELQREFGMSVIFVTHDIGVAIEICDRVAVMYAGQIVEQGSLRDIVRSPVHPYAKGLLASTIHGAKRGARLETIPGTPPSLAEKPHNCSFAPRCKLAEPRCLEQLPGNVEVGPARAARCVLAEPVAVAP, from the coding sequence ATGACAAAGCTCGTCGAGATCTCAGGCCTGAACATCCGCTTCACGGGCGAGCGCACGGTCTATGCCGTGAACGACCTCAGCCTCTCGCTCGGCAACAGTGAGGTGTTGGGCCTGCTCGGCGAATCCGGCTCCGGCAAGAGCGTGACCCTGCGTGCGCTGATGCGGCTGTTGCCGAAGAAGCGCACGCAGATCTCCGGCACGGTCAACGTGCTGGGCCGCGACGTGCTGGCCATGAACGACGAGGAGCTGTCGTCGTTCCGCGGCCAGACCGTCTCGATGATCTTCCAGGAGCCTGCGCTCGCGCTCGATCCGGTCTACACCATCGGCGCGCAGATCGCCGAAAGCGTCGTGCGCCATGAGGGCAAATCGCATGCGGAGGGCAGGGCGCGTGCGCTCGAAATGCTCGAGGTCGTGCGCATTCCCTCCGCAAAGCGCCGCCTCGATGCCTACCCGCACGAGATGTCCGGCGGCATGCGCCAGCGTGCGATGATCGCGCTTGCGCTGGCCTGCCGGCCGAAGATTCTGCTCGCGGACGAGCCGACCACAGCGCTCGATGCCACCGTGCAGATCCAGATCCTGCTTCTGCTGCGCGAGCTGCAGCGCGAATTCGGCATGTCCGTCATCTTCGTCACCCACGACATCGGCGTCGCCATCGAGATCTGCGACCGTGTCGCGGTGATGTATGCCGGCCAGATCGTCGAGCAGGGCAGCCTGCGCGACATTGTCCGCTCGCCGGTGCATCCCTATGCCAAGGGCCTGCTCGCCTCCACCATCCACGGCGCCAAGCGCGGCGCGCGGCTGGAAACCATTCCCGGCACGCCGCCCTCGCTCGCCGAGAAGCCGCACAACTGCTCCTTCGCTCCCCGCTGCAAGCTCGCCGAGCCGCGCTGCCTGGAGCAGCTGCCTGGGAATGTGGAGGTCGGCCCGGCCCGGGCGGCGCGATGCGTGCTGGCGGAGCCGGTCGCGGTAGCGCCGTAA
- a CDS encoding GlsB/YeaQ/YmgE family stress response membrane protein — translation MHISNEGLLVILFVGLVAGWLAGKIVRGAGFGIIGDIVIGIAGALVASLLFPKLGIRLGTGLVSEIVYSAIGAVILLLVVRLVRGGGRL, via the coding sequence ATGCACATTTCGAACGAAGGCCTGCTCGTCATCCTCTTCGTCGGTCTGGTCGCCGGCTGGCTCGCCGGAAAGATCGTGCGCGGTGCCGGATTCGGCATCATCGGCGACATCGTGATCGGTATTGCCGGTGCGCTGGTGGCGAGCCTTCTGTTTCCCAAGCTCGGCATCCGTCTCGGCACCGGGCTCGTCTCCGAGATCGTCTATTCCGCGATCGGCGCGGTCATTCTGCTGCTGGTGGTCCGCCTGGTGCGTGGCGGCGGGCGGCTCTAG
- a CDS encoding type I secretion system permease/ATPase, with protein sequence MAAIPGVRRSELGDALRACRTAFIGVGLMSCMINLLYLTGSIFMLEVYDRVLPSRSVPTLVGLIILASFLYMAQGLLDMIRNRVLGRIGTALDEALNKRVFDTIVRLPLLVGSRNDGLQPLRDLDNVRSFLGGMGPSAFFDLPWLPLYLAICFAFHVMIGVTALIGAIILVGLTLVTEFMSRQPAKEAMGLAAQRNDLAQASRRNAEVMVSMGMAGRMNQRWSEANEKYLAGNQRASDVAGGLGAVAKVLRMMLQSAVLAVGAYLVIHQEATAGIIIAGSILSARALAPVDLAIAHWKSFVAARQSWQRLTRLLEQMPAQAMPTQLQAPTSRLSVEGVAMVPPGDQRLIVQDITFALAAGNGLGVIGPSGSGKSSLIRALVGVWQPVRGKVRLDGAALDQWSSDVLGRHIGYLPQDVELFGGTIAENISRFDPEATSDAIIAAAKDAGVHEMIIKMREGYNTQVGEQGTALSAGQAQRVALARALYGNPFLIVLDEPNSNLDTEGDEALTRAIRAARERGAIVVVVAHRPIGVEAVDQILVLRDGRMQAFGPKEQVLAQVLQPRATPPAPIKIVSEGGVPKP encoded by the coding sequence ATGGCAGCCATCCCTGGCGTCCGCCGCTCGGAGCTCGGTGACGCCTTGCGTGCTTGTCGCACGGCGTTCATCGGCGTCGGCTTGATGAGCTGCATGATCAATCTGCTCTATCTGACCGGATCGATCTTCATGCTGGAGGTCTACGACCGGGTGCTGCCCAGCCGCAGCGTTCCGACCCTGGTCGGCCTCATCATCCTCGCCAGCTTCCTCTACATGGCGCAGGGCCTGCTCGACATGATCCGCAACCGGGTCCTGGGACGGATCGGCACCGCGCTGGACGAAGCCCTCAACAAGCGCGTGTTCGACACCATCGTGCGCCTGCCGCTCCTCGTCGGCAGTCGCAACGACGGCCTCCAGCCGCTGCGCGACCTCGACAATGTCCGCTCCTTCCTCGGCGGCATGGGCCCGAGCGCGTTCTTCGACCTGCCCTGGCTGCCGCTCTATCTCGCCATCTGCTTCGCCTTCCACGTCATGATCGGCGTCACCGCGCTGATCGGCGCTATCATCCTGGTCGGCCTGACGCTGGTCACCGAATTCATGTCACGCCAGCCGGCAAAGGAGGCGATGGGCCTTGCCGCCCAGCGCAACGATCTCGCCCAGGCCAGTCGCCGCAACGCCGAAGTCATGGTGTCCATGGGCATGGCCGGTCGCATGAACCAGCGCTGGAGCGAGGCCAACGAAAAATATCTCGCCGGCAATCAGCGGGCGAGCGACGTCGCCGGCGGTCTCGGTGCGGTCGCAAAAGTGCTGCGCATGATGCTGCAATCGGCCGTGCTCGCGGTCGGCGCCTATCTCGTCATCCACCAGGAGGCGACCGCCGGCATCATCATCGCCGGCTCGATCCTCTCCGCCCGCGCGCTCGCGCCGGTCGATCTCGCCATCGCGCATTGGAAATCCTTCGTCGCGGCGCGCCAGAGCTGGCAGCGCCTGACCCGCCTGCTGGAGCAGATGCCGGCGCAGGCGATGCCGACGCAGCTGCAGGCGCCCACCAGCCGGCTCTCGGTCGAAGGCGTCGCCATGGTGCCGCCGGGCGACCAGCGCCTCATCGTCCAGGACATCACTTTCGCGCTCGCCGCCGGCAACGGTCTCGGCGTGATCGGGCCGAGCGGCTCCGGCAAATCGTCGCTGATCCGCGCGCTGGTCGGCGTCTGGCAGCCGGTGCGCGGCAAGGTCCGGCTCGACGGCGCGGCGCTCGATCAATGGTCGAGCGACGTGCTCGGCCGCCACATCGGCTATCTGCCGCAGGACGTCGAATTGTTCGGCGGCACCATCGCCGAGAACATCAGCCGGTTCGATCCCGAGGCCACCTCCGATGCCATCATCGCCGCGGCCAAGGACGCCGGCGTGCACGAGATGATCATCAAGATGCGCGAGGGCTACAACACGCAGGTCGGCGAGCAGGGCACCGCGCTCTCGGCAGGCCAGGCGCAGCGCGTGGCGCTGGCGCGCGCGCTCTACGGCAATCCGTTCCTGATCGTACTCGACGAGCCCAATTCCAATCTCGACACCGAGGGTGACGAGGCGCTCACCCGCGCCATCCGCGCCGCGCGCGAACGTGGCGCCATCGTCGTCGTGGTGGCGCATCGGCCGATCGGCGTCGAGGCGGTCGACCAGATCCTGGTGCTGCGCGACGGCCGCATGCAGGCCTTCGGTCCGAAGGAGCAGGTTCTCGCCCAGGTGCTCCAGCCGCGCGCGACCCCGCCGGCTCCGATCAAGATCGTCAGCGAAGGTGGAGTGCCCAAGCCATGA